In a genomic window of Sutcliffiella sp. FSL R7-0096:
- a CDS encoding nuclease-related domain-containing protein, with amino-acid sequence MEKQEQYRSLLQRKLHALHTRLSPMHEKYVQVESELGKKRSGDYGESSIGYYLSHINRSNRCQMIRGARLLLGHYYFQMDMLLLFPSFFILLETKHLTGTLHFDPDYQQLIQIKKEENKEISRQDPILQVKMQYNRFKSWLSQHNVEGYPGYYFVVITNQNAIVKAISNPSLIQEYVIRNPALTFKLENVIAKHQPIISGSHSSHEIFTLIINNHSPKNEDILKEYHINSMEINTGVACPVCEKLAMERELRGWKCPFCRHFSKDAHIQALVDYFLLIDTYITIREVCRFLRIDNVRTARRIIKNLSLEKTGSTSNTKYCLKSLWKQQNAPHNENGVRILP; translated from the coding sequence TTGGAAAAACAAGAGCAATATCGTTCATTATTGCAGCGTAAGCTTCATGCGTTGCATACAAGGCTTTCTCCCATGCATGAAAAGTATGTCCAAGTAGAGAGTGAGTTGGGGAAAAAGCGTTCTGGCGATTATGGTGAGTCTTCCATAGGATATTATTTATCGCATATTAATAGGAGTAATAGATGTCAAATGATAAGGGGTGCAAGATTGCTTCTAGGCCATTACTATTTTCAGATGGATATGCTTCTCCTTTTTCCTTCATTTTTTATTCTTCTAGAAACCAAGCACTTAACAGGTACACTACATTTTGATCCAGACTACCAACAGCTGATTCAGATCAAAAAAGAGGAAAATAAAGAAATATCCAGGCAAGATCCTATCTTGCAAGTGAAAATGCAATATAACCGATTCAAAAGTTGGTTATCACAACACAATGTGGAAGGTTATCCGGGTTATTATTTTGTTGTCATCACCAATCAGAATGCGATAGTTAAAGCTATCTCTAATCCTTCATTGATTCAAGAGTATGTCATCAGAAACCCAGCATTAACGTTTAAATTAGAAAATGTTATAGCTAAGCATCAGCCAATCATTTCGGGCAGTCACTCCTCTCATGAAATCTTCACGTTAATCATCAACAATCACTCTCCCAAAAATGAAGATATTCTTAAAGAATACCATATTAATTCAATGGAAATTAACACAGGAGTAGCGTGTCCCGTGTGTGAAAAACTAGCTATGGAAAGGGAATTAAGAGGATGGAAGTGTCCATTTTGTAGACACTTTTCAAAAGATGCCCATATTCAGGCTTTGGTTGACTATTTCTTGTTAATAGATACCTATATTACAATAAGAGAAGTTTGTAGGTTTTTACGTATTGACAATGTAAGGACTGCTAGAAGAATCATAAAGAACTTATCCCTCGAAAAAACCGGCTCAACAAGCAATACAAAATATTGTTTAAAAAGTCTCTGGAAACAACAAAACGCACCCCATAATGAAAATGGGGTGCGGATACTTCCTTAG
- a CDS encoding calcium-translocating P-type ATPase, SERCA-type — protein MKWHEMRAGEVEEQINSDLEAGLSEKEAKNRLLQFGTNELQEAERPNAFLLFLEQFKDFMVVVLLAATLISGLLGEYIDAVAIIAIVVINAFLGFFQERKAEKSLQALKELSAPQVTVLREKEWRKVASKEVVVGDIIKFGSGDRIGADLRIVQASSLEIEESALTGESVPSVKSDKPVHGSDVAIGDQENMAFMGTLVTRGTGVGVVVATGMNTAMGQIADLLQSAETTITPLQRKLEQLGKILITVALILTLLVVVVGVLQGHSLYDMFLAGVSLAVAAIPEGLPAIVTVALSLGVQRMIKQKSIVRKLPAVETLGCASVICSDKTGTLTQNKMTVTHVWSGGATWSVTGNGYEPKGEFHTEGPESANKNKSLQQLLTFGLLCNHANIIKKNKHYILDGDPTEGALAVAAMKAGYTRESLLSEFQLVKEYPFDSERKMMSIVVKDKQGKLFVITKGAPDVITNVSESLLWDGKKELFSSKYENIVKDTVHTLASQALRNIAVAFKPISNFHESMLEKEIEKDLVFIGIQGMIDPPRPEVKQAVRECKEAGIRTVMITGDHIVTAKAIASEIGILPMGGKVLEGKTLQTMTQEQLEEMVDDVYVFARVSPQHKLSIVKALQKKGHIVAMTGDGVNDAPAIKASDIGIAMGITGTDVAKEASSLVLLDDNFATIKSAIKEGRNIYENIRKFIRYLLASNVGEILVMLFAMLLALPLPLVPIQILWVNLVTDGLPAMALGLDQAEGDVMKRKPRHPREGVFARGLWWKIVSRGFLIGLATLIAFIIVYKQHPDNLVYAQTVAFATLVMAQLIHVFDCRSERSIFHRNPFQNMYLVGAVISSIILMLIVIYYPPLQGIFHTVALDPKEWLLILGMASLPTFLLVGTLFTGKAKKNMV, from the coding sequence ATGAAATGGCATGAAATGAGAGCAGGAGAAGTGGAAGAGCAGATCAACTCAGATTTGGAAGCAGGGCTTAGTGAAAAAGAAGCGAAAAATCGTCTGTTGCAATTTGGGACGAACGAACTTCAAGAGGCGGAGAGGCCGAACGCCTTTTTATTGTTTTTAGAACAATTCAAGGATTTCATGGTGGTTGTATTACTTGCGGCAACGTTGATTTCTGGGCTCCTTGGTGAATATATCGATGCTGTTGCCATTATAGCCATTGTTGTGATCAATGCATTTCTTGGATTTTTCCAAGAGAGAAAAGCGGAAAAGTCGTTGCAAGCACTGAAAGAACTATCAGCTCCCCAAGTGACAGTTCTCAGGGAGAAGGAATGGCGGAAAGTGGCATCAAAGGAAGTGGTAGTAGGTGACATCATCAAGTTTGGCAGTGGTGACAGGATCGGTGCAGATCTTCGAATTGTACAGGCCAGTTCCCTTGAAATTGAAGAGTCCGCTTTAACAGGGGAATCAGTTCCTTCTGTAAAAAGTGATAAACCTGTACACGGGTCGGATGTGGCAATCGGGGACCAGGAAAATATGGCCTTTATGGGGACACTCGTCACGCGTGGTACCGGAGTGGGTGTAGTGGTTGCAACGGGCATGAACACCGCCATGGGGCAAATTGCCGATCTATTGCAATCTGCCGAGACGACGATCACTCCTTTGCAGAGAAAGTTGGAGCAACTTGGAAAGATACTGATCACGGTAGCCTTGATCCTGACCCTTTTAGTGGTAGTTGTAGGGGTTCTTCAAGGCCATAGTTTATATGACATGTTCCTTGCTGGTGTTTCTCTGGCAGTTGCAGCCATCCCGGAAGGTCTGCCGGCGATAGTGACCGTTGCATTGTCCCTTGGTGTCCAGCGAATGATCAAACAAAAATCCATTGTCCGAAAGCTTCCGGCAGTGGAGACCCTTGGCTGTGCATCTGTCATCTGCTCGGATAAAACAGGAACGCTCACTCAGAACAAAATGACGGTGACCCATGTTTGGTCTGGGGGAGCAACCTGGAGTGTGACAGGCAACGGGTATGAACCGAAAGGGGAGTTTCATACAGAAGGACCTGAGAGTGCCAATAAGAATAAATCACTACAACAGCTTTTAACATTTGGGCTGTTATGTAATCATGCCAACATTATTAAGAAGAATAAGCACTATATTCTAGATGGAGACCCTACTGAAGGGGCGCTTGCGGTTGCCGCCATGAAGGCGGGTTACACTCGTGAAAGCCTTTTGAGTGAATTTCAACTAGTAAAAGAATATCCGTTTGACTCAGAACGGAAGATGATGAGCATCGTGGTGAAAGATAAGCAGGGAAAATTGTTTGTCATCACAAAAGGTGCTCCTGATGTAATAACAAATGTGAGTGAATCCCTTTTATGGGACGGAAAAAAGGAGCTTTTCTCAAGTAAGTATGAAAACATCGTCAAAGATACGGTTCATACCCTGGCTTCACAAGCATTACGTAATATTGCCGTTGCATTTAAGCCGATTTCGAATTTCCATGAAAGTATGCTTGAAAAAGAGATAGAAAAGGACCTGGTGTTTATAGGTATCCAAGGGATGATTGACCCACCTCGCCCAGAAGTGAAACAGGCTGTAAGGGAATGTAAAGAGGCTGGGATCAGGACGGTCATGATCACAGGAGACCATATTGTGACGGCAAAAGCGATTGCATCCGAAATCGGCATCCTACCGATGGGTGGTAAGGTGTTGGAAGGAAAAACGCTCCAAACGATGACACAGGAACAGCTAGAGGAAATGGTGGACGATGTCTACGTATTCGCCAGAGTATCGCCCCAGCATAAACTATCCATTGTAAAGGCTCTCCAGAAGAAGGGTCATATTGTGGCAATGACGGGAGATGGGGTTAACGACGCTCCGGCAATAAAAGCATCAGATATTGGGATTGCAATGGGTATCACCGGAACGGATGTGGCCAAAGAAGCCTCTTCTTTAGTTTTGCTAGACGACAATTTCGCCACTATCAAGTCAGCCATCAAGGAAGGGCGTAACATCTATGAGAATATCAGGAAGTTCATTCGCTACCTGTTGGCTTCAAATGTTGGGGAGATCTTGGTGATGCTATTTGCGATGCTTTTGGCCCTGCCTCTGCCTCTTGTACCTATTCAGATATTATGGGTAAACCTTGTTACAGATGGTCTTCCAGCCATGGCGCTTGGACTTGATCAGGCGGAGGGCGATGTAATGAAGCGAAAGCCTAGACATCCGCGGGAAGGGGTTTTTGCAAGAGGGCTATGGTGGAAAATTGTATCACGTGGGTTTTTAATCGGACTAGCCACTTTGATTGCTTTCATCATTGTTTATAAGCAACATCCGGACAACTTGGTATATGCACAGACAGTTGCTTTTGCTACGCTAGTCATGGCGCAACTCATCCATGTATTCGATTGCAGAAGTGAAAGATCCATATTCCATCGCAACCCGTTCCAGAACATGTACCTTGTTGGTGCGGTCATCTCGAGTATCATCTTGATGCTGATCGTCATCTATTATCCACCGTTGCAGGGTATTTTCCATACCGTGGCACTTGATCCGAAAGAATGGCTGTTGATTCTCGGAATGGCTTCCCTTCCAACATTTTTATTGGTGGGCACCCTTTTCACAGGAAAAGCAAAAAAGAATATGGTATAA
- a CDS encoding dihydroorotate dehydrogenase: protein MSCLSIKLPGLDLKNPIMPASGCFGFGREYAKLYDLNVLGAIMIKATTAEPRFGNPTPRVAETNAGMLNAIGLQNPGLEKVLSEELPFLADYNVPIIANVAGSLIEDYVKVAKEISAAPNVHALELNISCPNVKTGGIAFGTDPAVAFEVTKAVKEVSEVPVYVKLSPNVANISEIALAIERAGADGLTMINTLLGMRIDLKTGRPVLANGTGGLSGPAIKPVAIRMIHEVSQKVSIPIIGMGGVQSAEDVLEYFFAGASAVAVGTANFVDPFICPTIIEELPYKMHELGFEHISECIGRSWKQHAKIAYSRT from the coding sequence ATGAGTTGCTTATCTATTAAATTGCCAGGACTAGACTTGAAGAATCCGATTATGCCTGCATCCGGATGCTTTGGCTTCGGTAGGGAATATGCCAAGCTTTATGACTTGAATGTCCTTGGAGCGATCATGATAAAAGCTACCACTGCAGAGCCTAGGTTTGGTAACCCTACTCCAAGGGTTGCAGAAACCAACGCAGGAATGCTTAATGCAATTGGCCTGCAGAATCCCGGACTGGAAAAGGTGCTGTCGGAAGAGCTACCGTTTTTAGCCGACTACAATGTGCCTATCATCGCCAATGTCGCAGGATCCTTGATTGAGGACTATGTTAAGGTTGCGAAAGAAATCTCTGCGGCACCGAATGTTCACGCTTTGGAATTGAACATCTCCTGTCCAAACGTTAAAACAGGGGGTATCGCATTTGGTACAGACCCTGCGGTAGCTTTTGAGGTCACGAAGGCAGTAAAGGAAGTTTCAGAAGTGCCGGTCTATGTTAAATTATCTCCAAATGTTGCAAACATTTCAGAGATTGCGCTGGCAATTGAGCGGGCTGGGGCCGATGGGTTGACGATGATCAACACATTGCTTGGGATGAGAATCGATTTGAAAACAGGCCGACCGGTATTGGCGAATGGTACAGGTGGATTATCCGGTCCGGCAATTAAGCCGGTAGCCATACGTATGATTCATGAAGTTAGCCAGAAGGTTTCCATCCCTATCATCGGCATGGGTGGAGTTCAGTCTGCAGAAGATGTGCTGGAATACTTTTTCGCAGGAGCAAGTGCCGTAGCTGTCGGGACTGCAAACTTTGTGGATCCTTTTATATGTCCAACCATCATCGAAGAACTTCCTTATAAAATGCACGAATTAGGATTTGAGCATATTTCAGAGTGTATCGGAAGGAGCTGGAAGCAGCATGCAAAAATCGCTTATAGTCGCACTTGA
- a CDS encoding NFACT RNA binding domain-containing protein: MSFDGIFTYAMTNELKEKLESGRITKIYQPYKNELVLTIRSGRTNHKLLISAHPSYARLHLTEESYENPSEPPMFCMLLRKHLEGSIITDIHQVGMDRIIIFDVKARNEIGDVSYKQLIVEIMGRHSNIIFIDKEKQMILDSIKHVPMAQNRHRSLTPGQTYVLPPAQDKINPLEATEETVKRKLDFIGGKLDKQLVNTFAGVSPLFAKEAVHLAGLANRDTLPKSFIALVDKIKKGDLSPQIITSDNKEVFYLLDLEHLKGESKNFASLSETLDRFYFGKASRDRVKQQANDLERFITNEIQKNEKKIVKLEQTLVDARDAEKFQLYGELLTANLYQISRGDTEVTVVNYYDEEGGTITIALDPQRSPSSNAQRYFNKYQKAKNSLAIVEEQIEKAKAEIEYFEMLNQQVETASPKDIQEIREELMEEGYLRMKQKRKKLKPQKPVLESYIATDGTEILVGKNNKQNDHLTNRIARRDDVWLHTKDIPGSHVVIRNSEPTEETIKEAATIAAYFSKARHSSSVPVDFTKVRHVKKPSGSKPGFVIYEQQQTVYVTPDEEMIIGLKK; the protein is encoded by the coding sequence ATGAGTTTTGATGGAATTTTTACATACGCCATGACAAACGAGCTGAAGGAAAAGCTTGAAAGCGGAAGGATCACAAAAATCTACCAGCCTTATAAAAATGAGCTAGTGCTTACCATACGTTCTGGCAGGACAAATCACAAACTGCTCATCAGTGCCCATCCAAGCTATGCAAGGTTGCACTTGACAGAGGAATCCTACGAGAACCCATCGGAGCCGCCAATGTTTTGCATGCTCCTGCGAAAGCATTTGGAAGGCAGTATCATTACGGATATCCACCAAGTAGGCATGGACCGCATCATAATATTCGATGTTAAAGCAAGAAACGAAATCGGGGATGTTTCCTACAAGCAGCTAATAGTGGAAATCATGGGGCGCCACTCCAATATCATTTTCATCGATAAAGAAAAGCAGATGATCCTGGACAGCATCAAGCATGTCCCGATGGCCCAGAACAGGCATCGAAGCCTGACACCAGGCCAAACTTATGTCCTTCCACCTGCTCAGGATAAAATCAATCCTCTAGAAGCAACAGAAGAAACGGTAAAGAGAAAACTGGACTTTATCGGGGGAAAGCTCGACAAGCAGCTTGTTAACACTTTTGCCGGGGTCTCCCCTTTATTCGCCAAGGAAGCTGTTCATTTGGCTGGACTGGCAAATAGGGACACCCTTCCTAAAAGCTTCATTGCCTTGGTGGATAAAATCAAAAAAGGTGATCTCTCGCCGCAGATCATTACATCAGACAATAAAGAAGTTTTCTATTTACTTGACCTTGAACACCTTAAAGGGGAAAGTAAAAACTTTGCTTCACTTAGCGAAACACTTGACCGATTCTACTTCGGAAAAGCATCAAGGGATCGCGTAAAGCAGCAAGCAAACGACCTCGAACGTTTTATCACAAACGAAATCCAGAAAAATGAAAAGAAAATTGTAAAGCTTGAACAGACCTTAGTGGATGCACGGGACGCAGAGAAATTTCAATTATACGGGGAGCTGCTGACTGCCAACCTTTATCAAATCTCGCGCGGAGATACCGAGGTAACGGTTGTGAACTATTATGATGAGGAAGGCGGCACCATCACCATTGCACTGGATCCGCAACGATCGCCTTCCAGCAACGCACAACGATACTTTAACAAGTACCAAAAAGCAAAGAATTCATTAGCTATCGTGGAAGAGCAGATTGAAAAAGCGAAAGCGGAAATCGAATACTTTGAAATGCTGAACCAACAGGTGGAAACGGCCTCTCCTAAGGATATTCAGGAAATCCGTGAAGAGCTGATGGAAGAAGGCTACCTGCGCATGAAGCAAAAACGAAAAAAACTTAAGCCACAAAAACCTGTTCTTGAGAGTTATATTGCTACTGATGGGACAGAGATTCTAGTAGGCAAGAACAATAAACAAAACGACCACCTTACCAATAGGATTGCCCGTCGAGACGATGTATGGCTACATACTAAAGACATACCTGGCTCCCATGTGGTCATCAGAAATTCCGAGCCGACAGAGGAGACCATTAAAGAGGCTGCCACCATCGCGGCCTACTTCAGTAAAGCCCGACATTCAAGCTCTGTTCCGGTCGATTTCACCAAAGTGAGGCATGTCAAGAAACCTTCCGGATCTAAACCTGGATTTGTGATCTATGAACAGCAACAGACCGTGTACGTGACACCGGACGAAGAAATGATCATTGGACTGAAGAAGTAA
- a CDS encoding RNA polymerase sigma factor has translation MDEEFAKQKIQEWYDIHSDEIYRFIVMLTGDQEVAKDLMHDTFLKSYFSLQQYQGKASVKNWLYRIARSVTIDYQRRARPVAFFLREWNLLSVDNGNCPQKIVELGETEVHLYAALSKLKHSYKEVIVLRKLKEMSIHETAEVLDWSEAKVKTTLFRAQLALKKQLEKEGYVHENI, from the coding sequence ATGGACGAGGAATTTGCCAAACAAAAAATTCAAGAGTGGTACGATATACATAGCGATGAAATTTATCGTTTTATAGTAATGCTTACAGGGGACCAGGAAGTAGCCAAGGATCTCATGCATGATACCTTTTTGAAATCTTATTTCAGTTTGCAACAGTATCAAGGGAAAGCAAGTGTGAAAAATTGGTTATATCGGATCGCCAGAAGTGTAACGATAGATTATCAGAGAAGAGCTAGGCCGGTTGCTTTCTTTCTAAGGGAGTGGAATCTTTTATCCGTAGACAATGGGAATTGTCCGCAAAAGATAGTGGAACTGGGGGAAACGGAAGTGCATTTATATGCTGCGCTGAGTAAACTGAAACATTCCTATAAAGAGGTAATTGTGCTCCGGAAACTAAAAGAAATGTCCATTCATGAAACCGCAGAAGTCCTCGATTGGTCAGAGGCAAAAGTGAAAACAACCCTTTTTCGAGCTCAACTGGCGTTAAAAAAACAGTTGGAAAAGGAGGGGTATGTACATGAAAATATCTAA
- a CDS encoding SurA N-terminal domain-containing protein, with translation MKKKLTIFLVAMLTAVLLAACGSNGNNAANEGNGNKEAQQGQEQQTPEVEEVDPEKVVAKVNGQEIKGQEYNNMLQQTQMMMMQFGQGGDAEAMKDQTLNTLIDQEILSQEVADKGYEASEKEIEDYINDIKAGYESEEKFEEALEASPLTMDTLKAQIAEELALQKYMEKEFPDTKVSDEQVKEYYDQAKQQSEAQQAEAPEGEEAPENQFPEFAEVEDQIRGQLEQEEVQKKLQTLVEDLKKDSEIEKLI, from the coding sequence ATGAAAAAGAAATTGACGATTTTTCTAGTAGCGATGTTAACAGCTGTTCTTTTAGCTGCATGTGGTTCTAATGGAAATAATGCTGCTAACGAAGGCAATGGAAACAAAGAGGCGCAACAAGGCCAGGAACAACAAACTCCTGAAGTGGAAGAAGTAGATCCCGAGAAAGTTGTCGCTAAAGTCAATGGTCAAGAAATCAAAGGACAAGAATACAACAACATGCTTCAACAAACTCAGATGATGATGATGCAATTCGGTCAAGGCGGAGACGCTGAGGCAATGAAGGATCAAACACTGAACACATTGATCGATCAAGAGATTCTTTCTCAAGAAGTAGCAGATAAAGGCTACGAAGCAAGCGAAAAAGAAATCGAAGACTATATCAATGATATTAAAGCAGGTTACGAAAGCGAAGAAAAATTCGAAGAAGCACTAGAAGCAAGCCCTCTTACAATGGATACGTTGAAAGCACAGATCGCTGAAGAGTTGGCCCTTCAAAAGTATATGGAAAAAGAATTCCCTGACACAAAAGTGTCGGACGAACAAGTAAAAGAATACTACGACCAAGCGAAACAACAAAGTGAAGCACAGCAAGCGGAAGCTCCTGAAGGAGAAGAAGCTCCAGAAAACCAATTCCCTGAGTTCGCTGAAGTAGAAGACCAAATCCGTGGTCAACTAGAACAAGAAGAAGTCCAAAAGAAACTTCAAACTCTAGTGGAAGACCTTAAGAAGGACAGCGAAATCGAAAAATTAATCTAA
- a CDS encoding YicC/YloC family endoribonuclease encodes MVKSMTGFGRAEANQGTYKILIEMKSVNHRFCEINIRMPKQFLVLEEKLKKAVGSYLHRGRVEIFITIEGQNIHEHSLDVDWKLLSAYIDALHKVKDRHQISGSIEINDILKLENVFTIKEAPTGMEEIEMSLLEQVQLATEQLVSMRTLEGEQLKEDIFIHLTYIENMAKELQQFAPLVVEAYRKRLEKKMKEFLGSEIDEQRIMAEAAIFADRADINEELKRIHSHLGQFTQSLHSTDPVGRKLDFLVQELNREVNTIGSKANDAKIANLVVEMKACLEKIKEQVQNIE; translated from the coding sequence ATGGTCAAAAGTATGACAGGCTTTGGTCGGGCGGAAGCGAATCAGGGGACTTATAAGATTCTTATCGAAATGAAATCTGTCAACCACCGCTTTTGTGAGATCAATATAAGAATGCCTAAGCAGTTTCTAGTATTGGAAGAGAAGTTAAAAAAAGCAGTTGGCTCATATTTGCATAGAGGAAGAGTCGAAATTTTCATTACTATTGAAGGGCAAAACATCCATGAACATTCACTGGATGTAGATTGGAAATTGCTCTCTGCATACATAGATGCATTACATAAAGTAAAGGATAGACACCAGATTTCAGGTTCCATTGAAATTAATGATATACTAAAACTAGAGAATGTCTTTACCATTAAAGAGGCTCCGACAGGTATGGAAGAGATAGAAATGTCCCTGCTTGAACAAGTGCAATTGGCGACCGAACAATTGGTTTCCATGCGGACCCTTGAAGGGGAACAGTTGAAAGAGGACATTTTCATTCATCTTACATATATCGAAAATATGGCCAAAGAGCTTCAACAATTTGCTCCTTTGGTGGTGGAAGCATACCGTAAACGACTCGAGAAGAAAATGAAGGAGTTTCTCGGTTCTGAGATAGATGAACAACGGATCATGGCAGAGGCCGCTATTTTTGCAGATAGAGCGGACATTAATGAAGAACTGAAGAGGATACATAGCCACCTTGGTCAATTCACACAGTCCCTTCATTCGACAGATCCGGTGGGGCGGAAGCTCGATTTCCTTGTCCAGGAATTGAACAGGGAAGTGAATACCATCGGTTCCAAGGCTAATGACGCAAAGATTGCAAATTTGGTAGTCGAAATGAAAGCTTGCCTGGAGAAAATTAAAGAACAGGTGCAAAACATTGAGTAA
- the pyrE gene encoding orotate phosphoribosyltransferase — MNRTVAEDLLEIKAVFFQPNEPFTWSSGIKSPIYCDNRLTISYPRVRKNIAESLSRLIASKFSDVQVVAGTATAGIPHAALVSNELNLPMCYVRSKAKAHGKGNQIEGHVEAGQKVVVVEDLISTGGSAITAVQALREAGCEVLGVVAIFTYGLEVANDNLANYDIQAHALCDYQTLMDVAIEKDYILEGDRKKLSKWVENPTSETWMEF; from the coding sequence ATGAACAGAACAGTGGCGGAAGACTTACTGGAAATCAAGGCGGTATTTTTCCAACCAAATGAACCTTTTACATGGTCCTCAGGAATTAAATCACCTATTTATTGTGACAACCGTTTGACCATTTCTTATCCACGTGTGCGTAAAAATATTGCGGAATCCTTGTCTAGACTGATTGCTTCAAAGTTTTCTGATGTGCAGGTGGTAGCTGGAACAGCCACTGCCGGGATACCTCATGCTGCATTGGTCAGTAATGAGCTGAACTTGCCAATGTGCTATGTTCGCAGCAAGGCGAAAGCGCATGGTAAAGGAAATCAAATTGAAGGACATGTGGAAGCCGGGCAGAAAGTAGTGGTAGTGGAAGATCTTATCTCTACAGGCGGCAGTGCAATCACGGCAGTCCAGGCACTGAGGGAAGCAGGCTGTGAAGTGCTTGGTGTGGTAGCCATTTTTACATATGGATTGGAAGTGGCCAATGACAACTTGGCCAATTATGATATTCAAGCACATGCACTATGTGATTATCAGACCTTGATGGATGTGGCAATTGAGAAGGACTACATTCTAGAAGGAGATCGCAAGAAGCTTTCAAAGTGGGTGGAGAACCCTACAAGTGAGACTTGGATGGAGTTTTAG
- the pyrF gene encoding orotidine-5'-phosphate decarboxylase, which yields MQKSLIVALDFAGKEEVSRFLANFGDEKLYVKVGMELFYQEGPRIVESLVADGHDVFLDLKLHDIPHTVYQAMKGLGKLGVTMTNLHAAGGKEMMKAGLEGLMEGAVGRRPNLIAVTQLTSMTEKRMQEDLMIASKLDSVVLHYARNAFESGLDGVVCSSLEATILREALGEEFKKVTPGIRMKEDNVDDQKRVVTPLEARKFGATEIVVGRSITRSANPHKAYEAILQQWQGVEIG from the coding sequence ATGCAAAAATCGCTTATAGTCGCACTTGATTTTGCTGGCAAAGAGGAAGTTTCAAGATTTCTTGCGAATTTCGGGGATGAGAAATTATATGTGAAAGTCGGGATGGAACTGTTTTACCAGGAAGGCCCAAGGATTGTGGAATCTTTGGTTGCCGACGGCCACGACGTATTCCTGGATTTAAAGCTTCACGATATCCCCCATACCGTTTATCAAGCGATGAAAGGCCTTGGTAAGCTAGGAGTGACGATGACCAATCTCCATGCTGCCGGCGGGAAAGAAATGATGAAGGCTGGGTTGGAAGGATTGATGGAAGGGGCGGTTGGACGACGCCCAAACTTGATTGCTGTCACTCAACTTACTAGTATGACGGAAAAACGTATGCAAGAAGATCTCATGATTGCTTCTAAGCTTGACAGTGTGGTTCTACATTATGCTCGAAATGCATTTGAATCCGGGTTAGATGGAGTGGTTTGTTCCTCACTAGAGGCTACTATACTTCGGGAAGCGTTGGGAGAGGAGTTCAAAAAAGTCACCCCTGGAATACGGATGAAAGAGGATAATGTGGATGACCAGAAACGTGTGGTAACTCCATTGGAGGCGCGAAAATTTGGCGCAACAGAAATCGTAGTGGGACGCAGTATCACACGTTCTGCAAACCCTCATAAGGCGTATGAAGCGATACTACAACAATGGCAGGGAGTGGAGATAGGATGA
- a CDS encoding DUF370 domain-containing protein, giving the protein MSIKLINIGFGNIVSANRIISIVSPESAPIKRIIQDARDQGMLIDATYGRRTRAVLIMDSDHVILSAVQPETVAQRLVNKDDMSDEG; this is encoded by the coding sequence ATGAGTATAAAGTTGATAAATATTGGCTTTGGAAACATCGTATCAGCAAACCGAATCATATCTATTGTTAGTCCTGAATCTGCGCCGATCAAACGGATCATCCAAGATGCAAGAGATCAGGGAATGCTAATAGATGCAACCTATGGAAGGCGAACAAGAGCAGTACTAATAATGGATAGTGATCATGTTATCTTATCGGCGGTGCAGCCTGAAACTGTTGCACAACGTTTGGTAAATAAAGATGATATGTCTGATGAAGGGTAG